From one Branchiostoma floridae strain S238N-H82 chromosome 3, Bfl_VNyyK, whole genome shotgun sequence genomic stretch:
- the LOC118411953 gene encoding sulfotransferase 1A3-like: MAAASKSHVERHTYKGVPLVAHIKPEAMDIIRDLDVRDDDVFIVTYPKSGTSWLQRIVSLLRFGGDVEKTDQTEIDVIVPFLEEMCGESATLREMREAQSPRMMKTHTRFDQAPLQLTQGKGKAIYVARNPKDLAVSFYHFHFMVNTLQTPTSFEEFLQNFIHGEVSRGAWHEHVLGWWQHKDDSNVLFLRYEDIQKNTRKQVEKVSEFLQWHVTPEVIDKVVEHSKFSKMATNPATNKVEGKEVKAGIFDTSRGTFLRKGVVGDWTSHFSDEQSQWFDTFYREKLGPSGLKFDFE, from the exons ATGGCAGCAGCTAGTAAGAGTCATGTGGAAAGGCATACGTACAAGGGAGTGCCTCTGGTTGCCCACATTAAACCGGAAGCCATGGACATTATTCGGGACCTAGATGTACGTGATGACGATGTCTTTATCGTCACGTACCCCAAATCAG GAACGTCTTGGCTACAACGCATCGTCTCTTTGTTGCGCTTTGGCGGTGATGTCGAGAAAACAGACCAGACAGAAATAGATGTTATAGTTCCGTTCTTAGAAGAAATGTGTGGAGAAAGCGCCACCTTGAGAGAGATGCGCGAGGCTCAGTCACCGAGAATGATGAAAACCCACACTCGCTTCGACCAAGCACCGTTACAATTGACACAGGGAAAAGGAAAG GCGATCTACGTTGCCAGGAACCCCAAGGATCTTGCCGTGTCCTTCTATCACTTCCACTTCATGGTCAACACCCTCCAGACCCCCACATCGTTCGAAGAATTCCTACAGAACTTCATACATGGCGAAG TGAGCAGGGGAGCATGGCACGAGCACGTACTTGGCTGGTGGCAGCACAAGGACGACTCAAACGTTTTGTTCCTCAGATATGAGGACATACAAAAG AACACTCGGAAGCAGGTGGAGAAGGTGTCAGAGTTCCTCCAGTGGCACGTGACCCCGGAAGTGATAGATAAGGTCGTTGAACATAGTAAATTCAGCAAAATGGCGACCAATCCTGCTACAAACAAGGTCGAAGGGAAGGAGGTCAAGGCCGGGATATTTGACACGTCCAGGGGCACCTTCTTAAGGAAAG GAGTGGTTGGTGACTGGACGTCTCACTTCAGTGATGAACAGAGCCAATGGTTCGACACATTTTACCGGGAAAAACTGGGCCCAAGTGGGCTTAAGTTCGACTTTGAATGA